From Aquabacter sp. L1I39, the proteins below share one genomic window:
- a CDS encoding ATP-binding protein — protein sequence MTAPAKVSIDLGTRSGGGTAVLDLEELLATRLLVQGNSGSGKSHLLRRLLEQSAPWVQQAVIDPEGDFVTLADRYGHVVVDAQRGEADLQRIAARVRQHRVSVVLNLEGLDSEQQMRAAAAFLGGLFDADRDVWYPMLVVVDEAQLFAPAAAGEVSDEARKVSLGAMTNLMCRGRKRGLAGVIATQRLAKLAKNVAAEASNFLMGRTFLDIDMARAADLLGMERRQAEMFRDLESGNFVALGPAMARRPLPVRIGPVETSARSTSPKLLPLPGPASGEEAHDLIFTPGADESRLLVPRRPPPVAPTADVLAQLARTTPAAPPPVPEPPTPVPTLSPEQRQAAIDAALREILAEPDAGFRTIAVLYQDFLVRCRIRRVGGEALSLSAFRRRLAVAHAGIDIAEAEAEDSPWAEVITMASALPEDMQGVFLSLARAAHDRRPCPSDAEVAHAYGSRSPGRARRLLAYMEERQVIVTRLDGKGRRIVAIPGLAWETEPGDPNAAPGAPEPQPSAAE from the coding sequence ATGACGGCGCCCGCAAAGGTGTCCATCGACCTCGGCACCCGCTCCGGCGGAGGCACGGCCGTGCTGGACCTGGAGGAATTGCTGGCGACCCGCCTGCTGGTGCAGGGCAATTCGGGCTCGGGCAAGTCGCACCTGCTGCGTCGCCTGCTGGAGCAAAGCGCCCCCTGGGTGCAGCAGGCGGTCATAGACCCGGAGGGCGATTTCGTCACGCTGGCCGACCGCTACGGCCATGTGGTGGTGGATGCCCAGCGGGGCGAGGCCGATCTCCAGCGCATCGCTGCGCGGGTGCGCCAGCATCGCGTCTCGGTGGTGCTGAACCTGGAAGGGCTCGACAGCGAGCAGCAGATGCGCGCCGCCGCCGCCTTCCTGGGCGGACTGTTCGATGCCGACCGCGACGTCTGGTATCCCATGCTCGTGGTGGTGGACGAGGCGCAGTTGTTCGCCCCCGCCGCTGCCGGCGAGGTCTCGGACGAAGCGCGCAAGGTCTCGCTTGGGGCCATGACCAACCTCATGTGCCGCGGCCGCAAGCGGGGCCTGGCCGGCGTCATTGCCACCCAGCGCCTCGCCAAGCTCGCCAAGAACGTGGCGGCGGAAGCCTCCAACTTCCTGATGGGCCGCACCTTCCTCGATATCGACATGGCCCGCGCCGCCGACCTGCTGGGCATGGAGCGCCGGCAGGCGGAGATGTTCCGGGACCTGGAGAGCGGCAACTTCGTCGCCCTCGGCCCGGCCATGGCCCGCCGGCCCCTGCCCGTGCGCATCGGACCGGTGGAAACCTCCGCCCGCTCCACCAGCCCCAAGCTCCTGCCCTTGCCCGGCCCGGCCTCCGGCGAGGAGGCGCACGACCTCATCTTCACGCCGGGTGCCGACGAAAGCCGCCTCCTGGTGCCGCGCCGTCCGCCGCCGGTGGCGCCCACCGCCGACGTGCTCGCCCAGCTTGCCCGCACCACCCCGGCCGCCCCGCCGCCCGTGCCCGAGCCCCCCACCCCGGTGCCCACCTTGTCGCCGGAGCAGCGCCAGGCCGCCATCGACGCCGCCCTGCGCGAGATCCTGGCCGAGCCGGACGCGGGCTTTCGCACCATCGCCGTGCTCTACCAGGATTTCCTGGTGCGCTGCCGCATCCGCCGCGTGGGGGGCGAGGCGCTCTCCTTGTCCGCATTCCGGCGTCGCCTCGCGGTCGCCCATGCGGGCATCGACATCGCCGAGGCGGAAGCCGAGGATTCCCCCTGGGCGGAGGTCATCACCATGGCCAGCGCCCTGCCGGAGGACATGCAGGGCGTGTTCCTCTCGCTAGCCCGCGCCGCCCATGATCGCCGCCCCTGCCCCTCCGATGCGGAGGTGGCCCATGCCTATGGCAGCCGCTCGCCCGGCCGAGCCCGGCGCCTCTTGGCTTATATGGAAGAGCGGCAGGTGATCGTGACCCGGCTCGACGGGAAGGGCCGCCGCATCGTCGCCATTCCAGGCCTTGCCTGGGAGACCGAACCGGGCGACCCCAACGCCGCCCCCGGCGCGCCCGAGCCCCAGCCCTCCGCCGCCGAGTGA
- a CDS encoding heavy metal translocating P-type ATPase: MSVPSPSSATTPPPVRWSELMTPERWFALVRIAIAGLAALLYWRALIPIEALWLAVAIGLYPLVRIGLHDLIHDRKIGTEIFVTIATIIALIGGETVAGAILMVIILIAEFIADLNMDRARASIRDLVGSVPQTALVRAADGEHAVPIEALRPGDVVLVRAGEKIPVDGTVVAGMGSVDEAPITGESVPKDKAAEDGVYAGTILVAGALDVRTAQVGTDTTFARIVALVESAGAEQAPVQKLTDKVAAWLIPVVLIFLLAVYAYTRDVRTIVTLLIFTSPAELGLATPLVIIAAIARAARSGILVKGGIYLESLAKIDTMVFDKTGTLTANAPRVVGVEIRDPAFTEAEIMALAAAADRRSAHPLAEAVVAHAEALGLPVAEPDQYEQIIARGVKAVVGGRPVLVGNPALLRENGVALDAPVEQGGRTPLHVAVDGRFVGAILIADTIRPNAREALSRLRATGVRRLVMLTGDNAATAATVAAELGLDDARANLRPQDKVSAIAALQKQGARVAMIGDGINDAPALARADVGIAMGSGGTQAALEAADIALMTDDLMRIVSARAIARRAYRTIKENLIFGVGVVHVAGITAALLGWIGPVEAALLHLGPDILVFLNSVKLLRIPIQDV; this comes from the coding sequence TGCGCTGGTCCGAGTTGATGACGCCCGAGCGCTGGTTCGCCCTCGTCCGCATCGCCATAGCGGGCCTGGCCGCCCTGCTCTATTGGCGTGCGCTGATCCCCATCGAGGCGCTGTGGCTGGCAGTGGCCATCGGGCTCTATCCCCTTGTGCGGATCGGGCTCCACGACCTCATCCACGATCGCAAGATCGGCACCGAGATCTTCGTCACCATCGCCACGATCATCGCCCTGATCGGCGGCGAGACGGTGGCCGGCGCGATCTTGATGGTCATCATCCTGATCGCGGAATTCATCGCCGACCTGAACATGGACCGCGCGCGGGCCTCCATCCGCGACCTCGTCGGCTCGGTGCCGCAGACCGCCCTCGTCCGCGCGGCGGACGGCGAGCATGCCGTGCCCATCGAAGCCCTGCGCCCCGGCGATGTGGTGCTGGTGCGGGCGGGCGAGAAGATCCCGGTGGATGGCACCGTGGTCGCGGGCATGGGCTCCGTGGACGAGGCGCCCATCACCGGTGAGAGCGTGCCCAAGGACAAGGCCGCCGAGGATGGCGTCTATGCCGGCACCATTCTTGTCGCAGGCGCGCTTGACGTGCGAACCGCCCAGGTGGGCACCGACACCACCTTCGCCCGCATCGTCGCCTTGGTGGAAAGCGCGGGCGCGGAGCAGGCGCCGGTGCAGAAGCTCACCGACAAGGTGGCGGCCTGGCTGATCCCGGTGGTGCTCATCTTCCTGCTGGCTGTTTATGCCTATACCCGCGATGTGCGCACCATCGTCACCTTGCTGATCTTCACCTCACCCGCCGAGCTGGGGCTCGCCACCCCGCTCGTCATTATCGCCGCCATCGCCCGCGCGGCGCGCAGCGGCATCCTGGTGAAGGGCGGCATCTATCTGGAGAGCCTCGCCAAGATCGACACCATGGTGTTCGACAAGACCGGCACGCTCACCGCCAACGCGCCCCGGGTGGTCGGCGTCGAGATCCGCGATCCCGCCTTCACCGAGGCAGAGATTATGGCCCTGGCGGCGGCCGCCGACCGGCGCTCGGCCCATCCGCTCGCCGAGGCGGTGGTGGCCCATGCGGAGGCCCTGGGCCTGCCCGTGGCGGAGCCTGACCAGTATGAGCAGATCATCGCGCGCGGCGTGAAGGCGGTCGTTGGCGGGCGGCCCGTGCTTGTGGGCAACCCGGCCTTGCTGCGGGAAAATGGCGTCGCCCTCGACGCGCCTGTGGAACAAGGTGGCCGCACCCCACTGCATGTGGCCGTGGACGGGCGGTTCGTCGGCGCCATCCTCATCGCCGACACCATCCGGCCCAATGCGCGGGAAGCCCTCAGCCGGCTGCGGGCCACCGGCGTCCGCCGCCTTGTCATGCTCACCGGCGACAATGCGGCGACCGCCGCCACCGTCGCGGCGGAGCTTGGCCTCGACGACGCGCGCGCCAACCTGCGCCCGCAGGACAAGGTGAGCGCCATTGCCGCGCTTCAGAAGCAAGGCGCGCGCGTCGCCATGATCGGCGACGGCATCAACGATGCCCCGGCCCTGGCGCGGGCGGATGTGGGCATCGCCATGGGCAGCGGGGGCACGCAGGCCGCACTGGAGGCCGCCGACATCGCCCTGATGACCGACGACCTGATGCGCATCGTCAGCGCCCGCGCCATCGCCCGGCGGGCCTATCGCACCATCAAGGAGAACCTGATCTTCGGCGTCGGGGTCGTCCATGTGGCCGGCATCACCGCCGCGCTGCTGGGCTGGATCGGCCCGGTGGAGGCGGCACTCCTGCACCTCGGGCCCGACATTCTGGTGTTCCTGAACTCGGTCAAGCTGCTGAGAATTCCCATTCAGGATGTCTAG